A stretch of Janibacter endophyticus DNA encodes these proteins:
- the treY gene encoding malto-oligosyltrehalose synthase, translated as MTSAPTSTYRLQLHEGFTFADARPLVPRLADLGISHLYLSPILQAAPGSAHGYDVVDHGRVSEDLGGIDGFTDLVEEAHAHGLGVIVDVVPNHMALVAPEHLNKAVWALLAEGRDAPTAHWFDIDWKAGGGRVALPVLGAPLAEVVAEGGITRDDLDGEPVVRYGDHVYPLVLGSEHTEDMGELLSRQHYRLTHWREKDEWLNYRRFFEVDGLIAVRVELEDVFEATHGLLLELHHAGMIDGFRIDHPDGLADPTGYLERLTAACRPGTPIWVEKILEGAERLPDDWACAGTTGYDALRVVQAALVDPASAETIDEDWRATGGTADLEDAVVTAKRDVVGLSLGPEVERLTRRAREARPDDDPEQLREAIVELLVAGEVYRAYVRPDERLSRTDRDRLVGAFAVARERRPDLGEVLDGLMPLVLLEDDDEARADSATDLAIRLQQTWGPVMAKGIEDTTFYRWHRLVGLNEVGSDPGVLADASPELMHEWAAHAQEHWPLTMTTLSTHDTKRSEDVRARLLAAAGDPEVWHRLSTVTAEAADAAGVDRPTAHLVWQTLLGVGKVTDERLADYLTKAMREGKEHTAWVDGDEEHEARVIAFAQDCSAGGPVRAALDESESALAADIRATTLAAKLLQLLLVGVPDTYQGCAGVDLSLVDPDNRRPVDFMSRFDDLAGVEASQEWPPSSLHLEKIHLTATALRLRRERPELFGVDATYEPVRADEHVTGFVRSGEVAALVTRAPGRLRRAGGWRDEGVSLAPGRWRDLLSGRVHETSPVTEVRGTSLEGTVPCAELFAESPVALLVREEDAR; from the coding sequence ATGACTTCTGCGCCGACGAGCACCTACCGGCTGCAGCTGCACGAGGGCTTCACCTTCGCCGACGCCCGGCCGCTCGTGCCGCGCCTGGCCGACCTCGGCATCAGCCACCTCTACCTCTCCCCGATCCTCCAGGCCGCGCCCGGCAGCGCGCACGGCTACGACGTCGTCGACCACGGCCGGGTCAGCGAGGACCTCGGCGGGATCGACGGCTTCACCGACCTCGTCGAGGAGGCGCACGCCCACGGGCTGGGGGTGATCGTCGACGTCGTCCCCAACCACATGGCGCTCGTCGCCCCCGAGCACCTCAACAAGGCCGTCTGGGCGCTGCTCGCCGAGGGCCGCGACGCCCCGACCGCCCACTGGTTCGACATCGACTGGAAGGCCGGCGGCGGCCGCGTCGCCCTCCCTGTCCTCGGGGCCCCCCTCGCCGAGGTCGTGGCCGAAGGGGGGATCACCCGGGACGACCTCGACGGGGAGCCGGTCGTCCGGTACGGGGATCACGTCTACCCCCTCGTCCTCGGCAGCGAGCACACCGAGGACATGGGCGAGCTGCTGTCGCGGCAGCACTACCGGCTGACCCACTGGCGCGAGAAGGACGAGTGGCTCAACTACCGGCGCTTCTTCGAGGTCGACGGGCTCATCGCCGTGCGGGTCGAGCTTGAGGACGTCTTCGAGGCGACGCACGGGCTGCTCCTCGAGCTGCACCACGCGGGGATGATCGACGGCTTCCGGATCGACCACCCGGACGGGCTCGCCGACCCCACCGGCTACCTCGAGCGGCTCACCGCCGCCTGCCGGCCGGGCACCCCGATCTGGGTGGAGAAGATCCTCGAGGGGGCGGAGCGGCTCCCCGACGACTGGGCCTGCGCCGGCACGACCGGCTACGACGCGCTGCGCGTCGTGCAGGCCGCGCTCGTCGACCCGGCCTCGGCCGAGACGATCGACGAGGACTGGCGCGCGACCGGCGGCACCGCCGATCTCGAGGACGCCGTCGTCACCGCGAAGCGTGACGTCGTCGGGCTCTCGCTCGGCCCGGAGGTCGAGCGGCTCACCCGCCGGGCCCGTGAGGCCCGCCCGGACGACGACCCGGAGCAGCTGCGCGAGGCGATCGTCGAGCTGCTCGTCGCCGGCGAGGTCTACCGCGCGTACGTGCGGCCGGACGAGCGGCTGAGCCGCACCGATCGCGATCGGCTCGTGGGCGCCTTCGCCGTCGCCCGCGAGCGGCGGCCCGACCTCGGTGAGGTGCTCGACGGCCTCATGCCGCTCGTCCTCCTCGAGGACGACGACGAGGCGCGCGCCGACAGCGCCACCGACCTCGCGATCCGGCTCCAGCAGACGTGGGGACCGGTGATGGCCAAGGGCATCGAGGACACGACCTTCTACCGCTGGCACCGGCTCGTCGGGCTCAACGAGGTCGGCAGCGACCCCGGCGTGCTCGCCGACGCCTCCCCAGAGCTCATGCACGAGTGGGCGGCGCACGCGCAGGAGCACTGGCCGCTGACGATGACGACGCTCTCGACGCACGACACGAAGCGCAGCGAGGACGTCCGGGCACGCCTGCTCGCCGCCGCGGGAGACCCCGAGGTGTGGCACCGGCTCTCGACGGTGACCGCCGAGGCGGCCGACGCCGCCGGGGTCGACCGGCCCACCGCGCACCTCGTCTGGCAGACCCTCCTCGGCGTCGGGAAGGTCACCGACGAGCGGCTCGCCGACTACCTCACGAAGGCGATGCGCGAGGGCAAGGAGCACACCGCCTGGGTCGACGGCGACGAGGAGCACGAGGCTCGGGTCATCGCCTTCGCCCAGGACTGCTCGGCCGGTGGCCCGGTGCGCGCGGCGCTCGACGAGTCCGAGTCGGCCCTCGCCGCGGACATCCGGGCGACGACGCTCGCCGCCAAGCTGCTCCAGCTCCTGCTCGTCGGCGTGCCCGACACCTACCAGGGGTGCGCCGGTGTGGACCTCTCGCTCGTCGACCCGGACAACCGCCGCCCGGTCGACTTCATGTCGCGCTTCGATGACCTCGCGGGGGTCGAGGCGTCGCAGGAGTGGCCGCCGTCCTCGCTCCACCTCGAGAAGATCCACCTCACCGCGACCGCGCTGCGCCTGCGCCGTGAGCGGCCCGAGCTCTTCGGCGTCGACGCGACCTACGAGCCGGTCCGGGCGGATGAGCACGTCACCGGCTTCGTCCGGTCGGGCGAGGTCGCGGCGCTCGTGACCCGGGCGCCCGGTCGGCTGCGGCGGGCCGGCGGCTGGCGGGACGAAGGGGTGAGTCTGGCCCCCGGTCGCTGGCGTGACCTGCTCTCGGGTCGGGTGCACGAGACCTCCCCGGTCACGGAGGTGCGCGGAACGAGCCTCGAAGGGACCGTGCCCTGCGCCGAGCTCTTCGCCGAGTCCCCCGTCGCGCTCCTCGTCCGCGAGGAGGACGCCCGATGA
- the sucB gene encoding 2-oxoglutarate dehydrogenase, E2 component, dihydrolipoamide succinyltransferase — translation MSERVTMPALGESVTEGTVTRWLKSVGDSVEVDEPLLEVSTDKVDTEIPSPVAGTLQEILVEEDETVEVGADLAVIGDGDGGDSSGGSDEDASEETSDEGDSEADSDEETVEDKGSDSEPSADSDDEQAEAEEQATAPSTSEDVPAEKPEAETSDSGDGDGQTVQMPALGESVTEGTVTRWLKAEGDDVEVDEPLLEVSTDKVDTEIPSPVAGTLTKILVEEDETVEVGADLAVIGGSGGGGSSKDEESDEKAEAPKDETTETEDKAESEDSDDSAQTDKSLPADGEGGDVKDQPAGGADTSDATAKGAKTSEDSKKPEDEESPTDKAEPTEADAPVTAKAPTAEDAAAGAPQDASKYVTPLVRKLAADNGIDLSEVQGSGIGGRIRKEDVLEAARAKNAPAEQPAAPAADAATSAPPAPPAAMQSSVSPGKRGTREKMSRLRKVIAQRMVESLQVSAQLTTVVEVDMTKVSRVRDRSKADFERREGTKLSFLPFIALATAEALKQHPVINASVEGEEIVYHGSENLSIAVDTERGLLTPVVKNAGDLNVAGLARAIADVADRTRNNKITPDDLSGGTFTITNTGSRGALFDTPILNQPQVAMLGTGAIVKRPVVVTDADGGETIAIRSMMYLALSYDHRVVDGADAARFLGTVKARLENGSFEA, via the coding sequence ATGTCTGAGCGCGTGACCATGCCGGCCCTCGGGGAGTCCGTCACCGAGGGCACCGTGACTCGATGGCTCAAGAGCGTCGGCGACAGCGTGGAGGTCGACGAGCCGCTGCTCGAGGTCTCGACCGACAAGGTCGACACCGAGATCCCTTCGCCCGTCGCGGGCACGCTCCAGGAGATCCTCGTCGAGGAGGACGAGACCGTCGAGGTCGGCGCCGACCTCGCCGTCATCGGTGACGGCGACGGTGGCGACAGCTCCGGCGGGTCCGACGAGGACGCCTCCGAGGAGACGTCCGACGAGGGTGACTCCGAGGCCGACTCCGACGAGGAGACCGTCGAGGACAAGGGCTCCGACTCCGAGCCCTCCGCCGACTCCGACGACGAGCAGGCCGAGGCCGAGGAGCAGGCGACCGCCCCGAGCACCTCCGAGGACGTCCCCGCCGAGAAGCCCGAGGCCGAGACCTCCGACAGCGGCGACGGCGACGGCCAGACCGTCCAGATGCCCGCGCTCGGAGAGTCCGTCACCGAGGGCACCGTCACCCGCTGGCTCAAGGCCGAGGGCGACGACGTCGAGGTTGACGAGCCCCTCCTCGAGGTCTCGACCGACAAGGTCGACACCGAGATCCCTTCGCCCGTCGCAGGCACGCTGACCAAGATCCTCGTCGAGGAGGACGAGACCGTCGAGGTCGGCGCCGACCTCGCCGTCATCGGCGGCTCCGGCGGCGGTGGCTCCTCGAAGGACGAGGAGTCCGACGAGAAGGCCGAGGCCCCCAAGGACGAGACGACCGAGACCGAGGACAAGGCCGAGTCCGAGGACTCCGACGACAGCGCGCAGACCGACAAGTCCCTCCCGGCCGACGGTGAGGGTGGCGACGTCAAGGACCAGCCCGCGGGCGGCGCCGACACGAGCGACGCGACGGCCAAGGGCGCCAAGACCTCCGAGGACTCGAAGAAGCCCGAGGACGAGGAGTCCCCGACGGACAAGGCCGAGCCGACCGAGGCCGACGCCCCGGTGACCGCCAAGGCCCCGACCGCCGAGGACGCCGCCGCCGGTGCGCCGCAGGACGCGTCGAAGTACGTCACGCCGCTCGTGCGCAAGCTCGCCGCGGACAACGGCATCGACCTCAGCGAGGTCCAGGGCTCCGGCATCGGCGGGCGTATCCGCAAGGAGGACGTCCTCGAGGCGGCCCGCGCCAAGAACGCCCCGGCCGAGCAGCCCGCTGCCCCGGCCGCGGACGCCGCGACCTCGGCCCCGCCCGCCCCGCCGGCGGCGATGCAGAGCAGCGTCTCGCCGGGCAAGCGCGGCACCCGCGAGAAGATGTCGCGCCTGCGCAAGGTCATCGCCCAGCGCATGGTCGAGTCCCTCCAGGTCTCGGCGCAGCTGACGACGGTCGTCGAGGTCGACATGACGAAGGTCTCGCGCGTGCGTGACCGGAGCAAGGCCGACTTCGAGCGCCGCGAGGGCACGAAGCTCTCCTTCCTGCCCTTCATCGCGCTCGCGACCGCCGAGGCGCTCAAGCAGCACCCGGTGATCAACGCGAGCGTCGAGGGCGAGGAGATCGTCTACCACGGCTCCGAGAACCTCTCGATCGCCGTCGACACCGAGCGTGGCCTGCTCACCCCCGTGGTGAAGAACGCCGGAGACCTCAACGTCGCGGGCCTGGCCCGGGCGATCGCCGACGTCGCGGACCGCACCCGCAACAACAAGATCACCCCGGACGACCTGTCCGGCGGCACCTTCACCATCACGAACACCGGCAGCCGGGGCGCGCTCTTCGACACCCCGATCCTCAACCAGCCGCAGGTCGCGATGCTCGGTACGGGTGCCATCGTCAAGCGGCCGGTCGTCGTCACCGACGCCGACGGCGGCGAGACGATCGCGATCCGCTCGATGATGTACCTCGCGCTCTCCTACGACCACCGGGTCGTCGACGGCGCCGACGCCGCCCGCTTCCTCGGGACGGTCAAGGCCCGTCTCGAAAACGGTTCCTTCGAGGCCTGA
- a CDS encoding serine/threonine protein kinase, giving the protein MDETTTTVVHEVPEGVAVPEVPGYRVTRWVGRGSTAHVWRARRVGDDSLVALKVLDTAAEEAALREYAVLAESAVEHAVTLHECLTIDGGERTVLVLDWMAGGSLGDVIRARGFLSAGEVVTVVSPLATALGQLHRLGVVHGDVSVGNVLLDSTGRPVWSDLGCSRLVGVDPAELDPWGTEGFVAPEIVLGRPPSASGDVYGLGAIAWACLTGSAPGHPATRGSLRELTAGVPDALVDLVEACLEADPVRRPDVDDLARQVFEAASAEPLTVVVPDDISSTMTRRIREAAASASEGEVPFWEQEVQDEPARRWWPWRREAPIDLTRDVSPPARSSLDGPTTVVQRLRTPESPPRGGAHGAGVDRSGLRPWLLAAAVLVVGLVLTTLVPWDRFAAADPTGPVATPAVSGDSPDPAPAAVPTEDEPPVLLDPEAGRDRPAELLAALADARAVVLTEQDRDGLRELTVSGSPAEAADAELLDELEEGGYRYAGLAYRVTSVGVVGTTGEDVVLRGRIGMSSYTVGEEGSEVRQQRPEQPGEQVDVRIIHDGGRWRIAEISAP; this is encoded by the coding sequence ATGGACGAGACGACGACGACCGTGGTCCACGAGGTCCCCGAAGGGGTGGCCGTGCCGGAGGTCCCGGGGTACCGGGTCACCCGGTGGGTCGGGCGGGGGAGCACCGCCCATGTCTGGCGGGCGCGCCGGGTCGGCGACGACTCGCTCGTCGCGCTCAAGGTCCTCGACACCGCCGCCGAGGAGGCCGCGCTGCGGGAGTACGCCGTCCTCGCCGAGAGCGCCGTCGAGCACGCCGTGACCCTGCACGAATGCCTGACCATCGACGGGGGTGAGCGCACCGTCCTCGTCCTCGACTGGATGGCCGGCGGCAGCCTGGGCGACGTGATCCGGGCCCGCGGGTTCCTCAGCGCCGGCGAGGTCGTCACCGTGGTCTCGCCCCTGGCGACCGCGCTCGGCCAGCTGCACCGGCTGGGCGTCGTCCACGGCGACGTCAGCGTGGGCAACGTCCTGCTGGACTCGACCGGCAGGCCCGTGTGGTCCGACCTCGGGTGCTCGCGGCTCGTCGGCGTCGACCCCGCCGAGCTCGACCCGTGGGGGACCGAGGGCTTCGTCGCCCCGGAGATCGTCCTCGGCCGGCCGCCGTCGGCATCGGGCGACGTCTACGGCCTCGGTGCCATCGCCTGGGCGTGCCTCACCGGCTCGGCGCCCGGTCATCCTGCGACCCGGGGCAGCCTGCGCGAGCTCACCGCCGGGGTCCCCGACGCGCTCGTCGACCTCGTCGAGGCCTGCCTCGAGGCCGACCCGGTGCGCCGCCCCGACGTCGACGACCTCGCCCGTCAGGTCTTCGAGGCGGCGAGCGCCGAGCCGCTGACCGTCGTCGTGCCCGACGACATCTCCAGCACGATGACCCGGCGCATCCGTGAGGCCGCGGCGAGCGCGTCGGAGGGCGAGGTGCCCTTCTGGGAGCAGGAGGTCCAGGACGAGCCGGCCCGCCGGTGGTGGCCGTGGCGGCGCGAGGCACCCATCGACCTCACCCGCGACGTCTCGCCCCCCGCGCGGTCGAGCCTCGACGGGCCGACGACGGTCGTGCAGCGGCTCCGGACGCCGGAGTCGCCGCCCCGGGGAGGCGCCCACGGCGCCGGCGTCGACCGCTCGGGGCTGCGACCGTGGCTGCTCGCCGCCGCGGTGCTCGTCGTCGGCCTCGTCCTGACGACCCTCGTGCCGTGGGACCGGTTCGCCGCCGCGGACCCGACCGGGCCGGTGGCGACGCCTGCCGTGTCCGGAGACTCTCCCGACCCGGCCCCCGCGGCTGTCCCGACGGAGGATGAGCCACCGGTCCTGCTCGACCCCGAGGCCGGTCGGGACCGTCCCGCCGAGCTCCTCGCCGCGCTCGCCGATGCCCGTGCCGTCGTGCTCACCGAGCAGGATCGCGACGGCCTGCGCGAGCTCACGGTCTCGGGCTCACCGGCCGAGGCCGCCGACGCTGAGCTCCTCGACGAGCTCGAGGAGGGCGGCTACCGCTACGCCGGGCTGGCCTACCGGGTCACCTCGGTGGGCGTGGTCGGGACGACGGGGGAGGACGTCGTCCTGCGGGGTCGGATCGGGATGAGCTCCTACACGGTGGGCGAGGAGGGCAGCGAGGTCCGGCAGCAGCGCCCCGAGCAGCCGGGGGAGCAGGTCGACGTCCGGATCATCCACGACGGTGGTCGGTGGCGGATCGCGGAGATCAGCGCCCCGTGA
- the lpdA gene encoding dihydrolipoyl dehydrogenase: MTAQTDGTYDLVILGAGSGGYACALRARQLGLTVALVEEDKVGGTCLHRGCIPTKALLHSAEIAEAARHGSRLGLRTSFDGVDVASLHAYKDKVVGQLFKGLTGLVRQSGAEVVEGRGRLVDASTVEVGEGGDARRLVGRTVVLATGSAPRTLPGIEIGPRVMTSDEVLRIEEIPGRVAVLGGGVIGVELASVMAGLGAQVTVVEALDRLVAAEEPSISKVVERTFKKRGITALTGARVAGVDTTGSGATVRLESGDPIEVDLVIVAVGRGPRSEGIGLEEAGVATERGFVTTDERLRTSVEGVRAVGDLVPGLQLAHRGFGHGIFVAEDVAGLSPAPVLDVQIPRVTYCDPEIASVGMTAEQAHAAGHEVESVQYPLGGNGRSIIRGTTGSITVVREQDGPVLGVHMVGIGVSELVGEAQLMVGWEAHPEEVASLVHAHPTQGEALGEAAMLAAGRPLHAHA, translated from the coding sequence ATGACGGCCCAGACCGACGGCACCTACGACCTCGTCATCCTCGGCGCCGGCAGCGGCGGCTACGCCTGCGCGCTGCGGGCCCGCCAGCTCGGCCTGACCGTCGCGCTCGTCGAGGAGGACAAGGTCGGTGGCACCTGCCTGCACCGCGGTTGCATCCCGACGAAGGCCCTGCTGCACTCCGCGGAGATCGCGGAGGCCGCGCGCCACGGGTCCAGGCTCGGGCTGCGGACGAGCTTCGACGGGGTCGACGTCGCGTCGCTGCACGCGTACAAGGACAAGGTCGTCGGGCAGCTCTTCAAGGGGCTGACCGGTCTGGTGAGGCAGTCGGGTGCCGAGGTCGTCGAGGGCCGGGGGCGTCTCGTCGACGCGTCGACCGTCGAGGTGGGCGAAGGGGGTGACGCGCGCCGGCTCGTCGGGCGGACCGTGGTCCTCGCGACCGGCAGCGCGCCGCGCACCCTGCCGGGCATCGAGATCGGGCCGCGGGTCATGACGAGCGACGAGGTGCTGCGGATCGAGGAGATCCCCGGCCGCGTCGCGGTGCTCGGCGGCGGGGTCATCGGTGTCGAGCTCGCGTCGGTCATGGCCGGGCTCGGCGCGCAGGTCACCGTCGTCGAGGCCCTCGACCGGCTCGTCGCCGCGGAAGAACCCTCGATCAGCAAGGTCGTCGAGCGGACCTTCAAGAAGCGCGGCATCACGGCGCTGACCGGGGCGCGCGTGGCCGGCGTCGACACGACCGGGTCCGGTGCGACGGTGCGGCTCGAGAGCGGCGACCCGATCGAGGTCGACCTCGTCATCGTCGCCGTCGGCCGCGGGCCGCGCAGCGAGGGCATCGGGCTCGAGGAGGCCGGTGTCGCCACGGAGCGCGGCTTCGTCACGACCGACGAGCGGCTGCGCACGAGCGTCGAGGGCGTCCGCGCCGTCGGTGACCTCGTGCCCGGCCTGCAGCTGGCGCACCGCGGCTTCGGCCACGGGATCTTCGTCGCCGAGGACGTCGCCGGGCTCTCCCCCGCGCCGGTCCTCGACGTGCAGATCCCCCGAGTGACGTACTGCGACCCCGAGATCGCCTCGGTCGGCATGACCGCTGAGCAGGCGCACGCTGCCGGCCACGAGGTCGAGTCGGTGCAGTACCCCCTCGGCGGCAACGGGCGCAGCATCATCCGCGGCACGACCGGGTCGATCACCGTCGTCCGCGAGCAGGACGGCCCGGTGCTCGGCGTGCACATGGTCGGCATCGGAGTCAGCGAGCTCGTCGGCGAGGCACAGCTCATGGTCGGCTGGGAGGCCCACCCTGAGGAGGTCGCCTCGCTCGTGCACGCCCACCCGACCCAGGGCGAGGCTCTCGGGGAGGCCGCGATGCTGGCCGCTGGACGGCCCCTCCACGCACACGCGTGA
- the lipB gene encoding lipoyl(octanoyl) transferase LipB: protein MRFEHVGLSPDTVDYMDGWERQKAVHAEVVAGQREDTVLLLEHTAVYTAGKRTAASDRPFDGTPVIDVDRGGKITWHGPGQIVGYPIVRLPDPVDVVAYVRRLEEMMIRVCRDLGVETTRVEGRSGIWVTADERGRDRKLGQIGIRVSRDVAMHGFALNCDCDLSWATSIVPCGIPDADVSSISHELGRQVTVAEALPLVERHLTEVLDWSVPLEASV from the coding sequence ATGCGCTTCGAGCACGTCGGACTCTCACCGGACACCGTCGACTACATGGACGGGTGGGAGCGGCAGAAGGCCGTGCACGCGGAGGTCGTCGCCGGCCAGCGCGAGGACACCGTCCTGCTCCTCGAGCACACCGCCGTGTACACCGCCGGCAAGCGGACCGCGGCGAGCGACCGCCCCTTCGACGGCACCCCGGTCATCGACGTCGACCGCGGCGGCAAGATCACCTGGCACGGCCCCGGCCAGATCGTCGGCTACCCGATCGTCCGCCTGCCCGACCCCGTCGACGTCGTCGCCTACGTCCGCCGGCTCGAGGAGATGATGATCCGCGTCTGCCGCGACCTCGGCGTCGAGACCACCCGCGTCGAGGGCCGCTCCGGCATCTGGGTCACCGCCGACGAGCGAGGGCGCGACCGCAAGCTCGGTCAGATCGGCATCCGCGTCAGCCGTGACGTCGCGATGCACGGCTTCGCGCTCAACTGCGACTGCGACCTGTCATGGGCGACCTCGATCGTCCCGTGCGGGATCCCCGACGCGGACGTCTCCTCGATCAGCCATGAGCTCGGCCGCCAGGTCACCGTCGCCGAGGCGCTCCCCCTCGTCGAGCGTCACCTCACCGAGGTGCTCGACTGGTCCGTCCCGCTCGAGGCCAGCGTCTGA
- a CDS encoding leucyl aminopeptidase, translating to MPRLALGSRALSTYSGDTVVIGLRAGEASKSSRKKAAKAEPEVVSSVELSAELAKGVAAAVEVLDPSTSVGSTTLAPAPAGLKAKKLLLVGLGDGDVSTDDLRRAAGNAARACAKDSSIRLLLPHDDATGLAAIAEGALGGAYTFTAHKSKPAEETLATIEIGTSLGKAHAPKDVLAKAETVGRAVAWARDLVNTAPNLLYPQSFADTVKEVVGASSGKVTLKVLDDKALAKGGFGGIVGVGQGSSRPPRIVEMTYTPTRARGAKKVALVGKGITFDTGGVCIKPAASMATMKSDMAGAAAVAATVVAAAELALPVAVTGYLCLAENMPGGNAQRPGDVVTMRNGMTVEILDTDAEGRMVLADGMSLAAEGGAEVILDIATLTGACMVALGPDVYGVMGNDDEVRSAIATASAEVDEPSWPLPLPADLRPGLDSFVADIAHKADRWGGALTAGLFLQEFAKTAEGEPIPWAHLDIAGPSFRDGGPAGHLTKGGTGVGVATMLRYLENLA from the coding sequence GTGCCCCGTCTTGCCCTCGGCAGCCGCGCCCTCTCCACCTACTCCGGCGACACCGTCGTCATCGGCCTGCGTGCCGGGGAGGCCTCGAAGAGCTCTCGCAAGAAGGCCGCGAAGGCCGAGCCCGAGGTGGTCTCGAGCGTCGAGCTGAGCGCCGAGCTGGCGAAGGGGGTGGCCGCGGCCGTCGAGGTCCTCGACCCCTCGACGTCGGTCGGGTCCACGACCCTCGCGCCGGCCCCGGCCGGCCTCAAGGCCAAGAAGCTCCTCCTCGTCGGTCTCGGCGACGGTGACGTGAGCACCGACGACCTGCGCCGCGCCGCCGGCAACGCCGCCCGCGCATGCGCCAAGGACTCGAGCATCCGCCTCCTGCTCCCCCACGACGACGCGACCGGGCTGGCCGCGATCGCCGAGGGCGCACTCGGTGGCGCCTACACCTTCACCGCGCACAAGTCGAAGCCCGCCGAGGAGACGCTCGCGACGATCGAGATCGGCACCTCGCTCGGCAAGGCGCACGCCCCCAAGGACGTCCTCGCCAAGGCCGAGACCGTCGGCCGGGCCGTCGCCTGGGCCCGCGACCTCGTGAACACCGCGCCGAACCTGCTCTACCCGCAGTCCTTCGCCGACACCGTCAAGGAGGTCGTCGGCGCGAGCTCGGGCAAGGTCACCCTCAAGGTCCTCGACGACAAGGCGCTCGCCAAGGGCGGCTTCGGCGGCATCGTCGGCGTCGGCCAGGGCTCCTCGCGCCCGCCGCGGATCGTCGAGATGACGTACACCCCGACCCGTGCCCGCGGCGCCAAGAAGGTCGCGCTCGTCGGCAAGGGCATCACCTTCGACACCGGCGGCGTGTGCATCAAGCCGGCCGCGTCGATGGCGACGATGAAGTCCGACATGGCCGGCGCCGCCGCGGTCGCCGCGACGGTCGTCGCCGCCGCCGAGCTCGCCCTGCCGGTCGCCGTCACCGGCTACCTCTGCCTCGCCGAGAACATGCCAGGCGGCAACGCCCAGCGCCCCGGTGACGTCGTGACGATGCGCAACGGCATGACCGTCGAGATCCTCGACACCGACGCCGAGGGCCGCATGGTCCTCGCCGACGGCATGAGCCTGGCCGCCGAGGGCGGCGCCGAGGTCATCCTCGACATCGCGACCCTCACCGGCGCGTGCATGGTCGCGCTCGGCCCCGACGTCTACGGCGTCATGGGCAACGACGACGAGGTCCGCTCGGCGATCGCCACGGCCTCGGCCGAGGTCGACGAGCCGTCGTGGCCGCTGCCGCTCCCCGCGGACCTGCGCCCGGGCCTCGACTCCTTCGTCGCCGACATCGCGCACAAGGCCGACCGCTGGGGCGGCGCGCTCACCGCGGGCCTCTTCCTCCAGGAGTTCGCCAAGACCGCCGAGGGCGAGCCGATCCCGTGGGCCCACCTCGACATCGCCGGACCGTCCTTCCGCGACGGCGGGCCGGCCGGCCACCTCACCAAGGGCGGCACCGGGGTCGGCGTGGCGACGATGCTGCGCTACCTCGAGAACCTCGCCTGA
- a CDS encoding TIGR01777 family oxidoreductase: protein MTHRERVAVAGSSGLIGSALSASLRARGTEVIRLVRRAPTSPDERAWDPAKGELDPSVLDRVDAVITLAGAGVGDRRWSPSYKQEILASRVDSTRTFAAAAAAAGVPRMVAGSAIGIYGDRGDEVLTEASAPGTGFLVEVVRAWEEAADPAREAGVAVAHARTGLVAARQGGAMEPILRLARLGLGGPLGSGRQWWPLLSLDDEVAALTWLVDHDVTGPVNLAPPQPVRQRDLARELGRQLHRPALLPAPAPAMRLAIGEFAGEVLASTRVLPHVLLDHGFEWQQPDLPSLVRWLLA from the coding sequence ATGACACACCGAGAGCGCGTTGCCGTCGCCGGGTCCTCCGGTCTCATCGGCAGCGCGCTCTCGGCGTCTCTGCGTGCGCGCGGCACCGAGGTGATCCGTCTCGTCCGTCGGGCACCGACGTCCCCGGACGAGCGGGCCTGGGACCCGGCGAAGGGTGAGCTGGACCCGTCGGTCCTCGACCGCGTCGACGCGGTGATCACCCTCGCCGGCGCCGGGGTCGGTGACCGGCGGTGGTCACCGTCGTACAAGCAGGAGATCCTCGCCTCCCGGGTCGACTCGACGCGGACCTTCGCCGCGGCGGCGGCCGCTGCCGGGGTGCCCCGGATGGTCGCGGGCTCGGCGATCGGCATCTACGGCGACCGCGGCGACGAGGTGCTCACCGAGGCGTCCGCGCCCGGCACAGGGTTCCTCGTCGAGGTCGTGCGGGCCTGGGAGGAGGCCGCCGACCCGGCCCGTGAGGCGGGTGTCGCCGTCGCGCACGCGCGGACGGGGCTCGTCGCTGCGCGTCAGGGTGGCGCGATGGAGCCGATCCTGCGCCTGGCCCGGCTGGGCCTCGGCGGACCGCTCGGCAGCGGCCGTCAGTGGTGGCCGCTCCTCTCCCTCGACGACGAGGTCGCGGCGCTCACCTGGCTCGTCGACCACGACGTGACCGGTCCCGTGAACCTCGCCCCGCCTCAGCCCGTGCGCCAGCGTGATCTGGCCCGCGAGCTGGGACGCCAGCTGCACCGGCCCGCGCTGCTCCCCGCCCCGGCCCCGGCGATGCGGCTGGCGATCGGCGAGTTCGCCGGCGAGGTGCTCGCCTCGACCCGGGTGCTCCCTCACGTGCTGCTCGACCACGGCTTCGAGTGGCAGCAGCCCGACCTGCCCTCGCTCGTCCGCTGGCTGCTCGCGTAG